GCTGTGTTCAGGGCATAGAGCACAAGGCTGAGGTTTTACAGCATCAGTCTAAGTTGTCTGTGCAGAGCACTTCCCTAGATTCACTGGTCAAAGGCTCCCAAGCCAAGGATTGTGGCAGAGCAGGCAGGTATTCTGCACCAAATTTTGATCCaagaaatgcaattaaaaactACCCTTTACCTCTCCTGTTTCTATAGCTTGTTAATAAAGCTGTTGAAGTTTTTGAGACACAGAGACTTAGCTTGAAAATGGAAGCAGGCACATCTCTTTGGGGGAAACTGATTTAGACCTATAAACCTGAGAGGTGGCAAATTTCCAACTAGCTCATATCTGTTTAGAAGAGCTTTGTATCCCAGCATCTtcctatgcatttttttttttcccttttaggtcTACAAGGAAGTCTTCACGAGGAACAGTGAGAACCCAGCGTCGTCGACGTTCTAAGTCTCCTGTCCTTCATCCTCCAAAGTTTATACATTGCAGTACAATAGCTGCTTCCTCCAGCAGCCAGCTCAAGCACAAAAGCCAGACTGACTCCCCTGATGGCAGCAGTGGGCTGGGAATTTCAACCCCTAAAGAGTTCAATGCAGGAGAGTGCTCCACTTCCCTCGATACTAATCACACAGGGGCAGTTGTTGAGCCATTGAGAACTTCGGTTCCAAGGCTCCCGTCAGAGAgtaagaagaaagactcctctgaTGCTACCCAAGTCTCCCAAGCAAGTCTCAAGGCCAATGATCTCTCTGACTTTCAATCTGTTTCTAAGTTAAACCAGGGCAAGCCCTGTGCATGCATAGGCAAGGAGTGCCAGTGTAAGAGGTGGCATGATATGGAAGTATATTCCTTTTCAGGCCTGCAGAATGTCCCTCCGTTGGCCCCAGAACGAAGATCCACGCTTGAGGACTACTCTCAGTCGCTTCACACCAGAACTCTGTCCGGCTCCCCCCGCTCCTGTTCTGAGCAAGCTCGAGTCTACGTGGATGATGTGACCATTGAGGACCTGTCAGGTTACATGGAATATTACTTATATATTCCCAAGAAAATGTCCCACATGGCAGAAATGATGTACACCTGAGAGCAAGAAGCTAATTCCTACGCTTTAAACCAATGAAGGGTTGTCAGAGAGATTTAGTTAACGGCAGACCTTGTGGCCACTTTGTGTGAGAAGACATCTCCTGCTCACTGTGCTTGCAATAAAAACTTTTCTTGGCATCTCAGTTAATCTTCATTCTTTAAACTTACTCTCCAAGTTCTTACATACCCACCAAGACAAGCAGATCAAAGAAAAATCCCTCTCGTTTAGAAATGTTAATGGAGTAGGGTGAAAAAACCATAATTGCTTGACTGGTAGCAGTGGGTCTGTGGTAAAAGCCTTTGTAAAACAGTGTATTTTTCAGATCTGTTTAAGATTTGGGTGccaaggaaaatgaaatgtgGTTTTGTAACTGGATTGAACATTTGTGATGCTGTAGTTGCCAGCCCAGAATATTAGAAGTTATATGACTGGTTTAAACCACCTCTGATTTAATGCAagatttattgtgtctttaaAAGTTTCCTATGTTATTGTTAAGCCAGAGATCGAAGGTTTAGATTCACTATGAATAAACTAGCTGGCCTGCCCTCTATTGTTTGAGAGAGTCATTAACCCTCACTAAATACACCCCTGCTGGTGCTCCTTACCCTGAGACACGGTACATGAACTTTCTTACATAAGAAGCGACTTAGCGGGGCGCTGCCTCTGTTGGCAGGAAGGGGTGTGATACATGAAACTACTGTGTGTCTTCTCCGTCTCTGGCATTTCAGTATCTATGGCACGTTTCAGTCTCTTGCAGTGTAGATCACATACCTCAGTTTCAAATGTTCTGGATGGATATTATCTCTTTGCACTGCCCTTCTACCCCCGTAACCCCTAAAGAGAATTTTATACATGCTGTGTCCCATATTTAATAGCTGACCATCCCACAGTTCTCTCCAAAGtttggtaaaaaataaaatctgtcctCGGTTTCAGTGGAGGATGAATTCTGATCTTTTCCAGCTGACTCCAAAGTGGATTTCATGTAGGCCACATAGTTAAATTCAAACCATCCTAACTCCAAGCATACTCatgaaattcagagaaaattTCTCCAGCCATTTTAACATCATGTTATAACAGaaagttcattttactttttagattatGAACTAAGTTTTACTAAAATAGCCCATTGGCTGTGGGGTTGGTTGATGATAGTGGGGCGTGGGCGTGACGAATAGGTGATTTATACTTGGGAGAGGTGAGAAGGGtgtttttaaactggaaaatcCCTGAACTTAAGTAGTGAGAGAGCCCAGCTAGTTTTTGGTTTAGTATGGATTTAATAACACGTGAAGGCTGCGGTTGGAGGAAGAGCAAAATGCCTTGGTATCACAGCACTAGGAACTCTTTGACAGTTTTCTTAACGCTCACAGAAGGTGCACTGTTTCACGTGTCTAAGGCAGCAGCTCTGAAACTCTGGTCTTAGGACTCTTACATTTACAAATCAAGGATCtcagagcttttgtttatgtgggttctATTTATCAGTATTTCccacattagaaattaaaacaagacattttaaaaatacgtattcatttaaaaataatccacaAAACCATTTAcgttaatataaataatatctaaCTGGAAAATAGCTTTTCCAAAACATTTGGTGAGAAGGGTagcatttttgcaaatctctttgaTGTTTGGCTTAATAGAAGCCAGCtagattctcatatctgcttatGCATTCAATCCCTTGTTATACCACATGTGTGACCTCGGGAAAACTCTACTCTTGTGAGAGAAAGAgcatgaaaaagacaaataccatgttaATACTATGAAAACAGTTCCGATCTCCCAGATTTCCTGATTGGGTGGATTCCcagaccacactctgagaaccGCTAATCTAGGCCATTAGAGCTTCTGGTTGTAAAGGTACCTGCCACTCCACCCTGACCTCCACAACTAGTGTTCTGCTTCACATTTTTTCCACTAGAGAGAAGTTGAGCAAATTGGGCTTAACATGTTCCTTGAAGTAAGATGGTTCCTAAGACTCAAGTCCTTCTTAGTTTGCTTTTCAAATCAGTGGTCCAGTTGTTAATTCTGAATATTAACAGAACAGTCACCAGAGGAGGATGAATGATCACATGCCTTTTAGACAAAGTTGTTAGGAGGGGTGTCCAGATTGAAATGGACAAAGTTCCAATGGCCTAATCATCTGCTGAAGAATTCCAAATTTGGATGAAAGCTTAGGCGTTCCAGATTTGTGAGAATGAGTTGTAAACATTTACCTCTCAGTCAAAATCTTCCTCAAAACATGAATCTTGAAGCTCAAAATTACTCTGCTGAAACCCAGTTGGGCCGACTTTAGTATGTGTCCCTGACTGGAACATCTGAACTTCTGTGAGTGCAATTTAATGAACCAGTGTTTGTCAAGTGCATCCTGGAAATGGATTCAGATTGTGAATTGAGGAATTTCTACTCTGATGTTTTGGAAAGTAGCATCCTGACATGGCCCTTTATTTAATAACTATTTATTgaacagtcattcattcaacaaatatttatcgagtgcCTAAAACACACCAGGCATGCTATAGTAGGTGGTGGGGATAAAACAATGTCATGTTCTTGGTGGAGAAAATGCTATAGAGAGAGAAGGATTAGGCGATAGtaagggctgggccaggggaggggttGCTATTTTATTGAGGGTGGTTAGAGAAGCTTCTGTgatgaggtgacatttgagcagagacctgaagaaaGTGAGGGATGAGCCATGTAGATAtttgggggaagagcattcctgGCAGAACAGCAAGGATATCTGTGGCTCGAAGCAGATGAACCCCCAAAAGCATGGATCAGGGAAGATATGGAGGTCCTTGAAGTCTGTTTTAAAGGCTGGACTCTTGAGGAGACAGGGAGCCTTTGGGGGAgtttggaggagaggagagaaatatcAGACTTGTCTTTTAGAAAGAGCACTGGCTGAGGTGGTGGccatagctcagcggtagagcacatgcttagcaggcaagaggtcctaagttcaatccccagtacctccatttaaaaaaccaaaaagcactGGCTGCTCTGTAGACTaagaggggagctgggggagggaggggggcagttAGGAGACTATTGCAGTAAACCAGGCAGTGGTTTCTAGTAGCTTGGGCACTTTTTAGTGCGGGAGGGAAGATGTactctgaaattattttgaagataGAGCAGAAGGGATTTGCTGATGTGATATAGGGTGTGAGAGAAAGACAGGAATTAAGGATGACTCCAAAGATTTTAATACACTGGAGTTGGCTGGAGGAGCAGATCTGGGAggagaaattgggagtttgtTTTTGATCTTGGTAAGTCTGAGATGCTTATGAGGTATCATTCAGAGAAGCCGAGTCAGTGTTTGGATGTACGACTGAAGATCAGGGAGAGGTACAGGCTGGAGATACACATTTAGGAGCCATCAGAACGTGGGTGTTATTTAAAGCTACGCGGCTGTAGGAGATCACCTAGGAAGTAAATGTAGATCATGTTCAGAGGATCGAGCTCTGGGCCATTTCCAAGGTATAGAGGTCAGGGGAATGGGGAGGAACGTGCAAAAGACTTGAGTGGGAGCAGCCAGTGAAGCAGGAGCAGAACCAAGAGAAGAGCCCTAAAAGTCAAATGGAAAAGCATCTCAAGAAGAGAGTTGTCAGCTGCCAAATAACGCGAAGAAGAGAAGGTGAA
Above is a window of Camelus dromedarius isolate mCamDro1 chromosome 18, mCamDro1.pat, whole genome shotgun sequence DNA encoding:
- the OSER1 gene encoding oxidative stress-responsive serine-rich protein 1, which gives rise to MKSEAKDGEEESLQTAFKKLRVDASGSIASLSVGEGASVRASVRTAADDTKPKTTCASKDSWHGSTRKSSRGTVRTQRRRRSKSPVLHPPKFIHCSTIAASSSSQLKHKSQTDSPDGSSGLGISTPKEFNAGECSTSLDTNHTGAVVEPLRTSVPRLPSESKKKDSSDATQVSQASLKANDLSDFQSVSKLNQGKPCACIGKECQCKRWHDMEVYSFSGLQNVPPLAPERRSTLEDYSQSLHTRTLSGSPRSCSEQARVYVDDVTIEDLSGYMEYYLYIPKKMSHMAEMMYT